GAAGCGACGAGGCAGATGGCGCCGATGACTGCCGAGCTTCTGGTGCGAAATTTCACCGTGACCTCCGGAGGTGGCGAACAGGGAGTTCACCCGGCTGCTGGGGGCAGAGTCGGGTGGCTGTCGCCCGCGCCGGCACGCAACCTGGGTGGGGGGATCGTGTGCTACTGGCCAGGGATGAGGATACGGGGGCAGGGGTGGTTGGTATAGACCAAGTCCCGTTCCATCTGGCCCTGTTGCTCTCCCGCCGAGCCCTCCGCCGCTGGTTGCCGGCCGCTCCCGAGGGGGGAAGCGCGGACGGACCCGGCCCAGCCCGTCAGAGTGAGGTGGTGGCGGTGACGCACAGCCCGGCCAGGGCGACGGCCCAGACGTACGGCAGCGTGCGGACCATCACCTGCTGCGGGGAGACTCCCGCGTACTGCGCGCTCCACACGGTCTGGGTGCTGGTCGGATCGGAGACGCCGAAGACCTGGTTGTACGAGGTGGCCAGGCCGAGGACGGTGGCGGCGGGGTAGATGCCCGCGGCGATGAGGACTCCCGCGATGTCGGCCCCGAGACCGAAGACGTTCAGCGGGCCCCGGTAGAGGCACAGCGGGACGAGCACGGTGAACACGGCGACGAACAGGACCGGGTTGTCCGGACTGACCGCCTTGACCAGGGGTTCGAGGGCGGAGATCGCCCCGGGGAGCTTCACGGCGGCGAGCAGCGCCACTCCGCGGGGGACTCAGGATATCCCCTGAGGGCCTGTCCCTTCACGGTCGGCAGCGGCGCGTGAAGGGACAGGAGCACACCCGGGCACGGTGACGCCGGCAGCTGGTGCTGCCGGCGTCACCGTGCCCGGTGCGCGTGCGAAGCCGGAGCCGTTACCGGGGGAGTACGGAGAGGGTCCTGAGGCGTGCGTGATCGCCGCTCCAGCCCGAGACGTCGAGCGCCACGTAGCGGGCGGTGGTGCCGGCGGTGAGGCGGGTCGTGGTGCCGCGGCCCCGCAGCGTTCCGCCGGGCCGGTAGGTGACGCCGTCGTCGCTGAACTCGACCGTCGCCTGCGGCACCCTGCCCGTCGTCCACTCCGCGAGGACCCGCTCGACGGGGAGGGTGGAACCGAGGTCCACGACCATCCGGGCCCGGTCGGATCCCGGGGTCCACGATGTCTGCCGGTCGCCGTCCACCGCGGCCGACGGGTCCGACATGCCTTCGGGGCGGGGTGCGTTCGGGAACGTGTCGCATCCGAGCGCGGCGTCGTCGAGCGGATAGGGGACGACGTCGCGCACCGACACCGTCGCGGTCCGGCCGCGGCGCAGCCGTACCTTCGTACGCCGGCCATCGCCCGCCGTCACGACCAGGTCGCACGAGGGTCCGGTCAGCCGTACGGTCGCGGCGTCGACCACATCCGCCTGGACACCCGGCGGCACCGTCCGTCCCGTCGCCGGGCGCAGGGTGAACCGGGCCGCGGCGACAGCGGCGGTCGCGCCGCCCAGCTCGGCCGCGAAGTCCGTGCCGGAGGCGGTCACCGTCTGCGAGCCGGCGTAGAGGACGAGGCCGGTGCCCTGCCGGGGCAGGGCCACCGAGGTCTTCACGGCCTCGGGGGAGAGGTTGAAGAGACTCAGGTGCCCGCCGGCGGTGCTGGCGTGAACGGCGGGGATTCCGGCCTGCGGCGTCTTCCGGGCCGCCGCCGCCTTCAGCACGGCGGGATCTCCGGTCGGATGGCCCTCGACGGTGAGGGGCTCGGCAGGACCGTCGGACAGCACGACCATGTCACCGTAGACGGCGAGCGGGTTGGCGGCGTCACGGACCACCAGCCCGGCCCTTCCGTCCACGGAGAGCCAGCCGCCGCGGCTCGTGAGCTCGGCCTCGGGGAACCGGGTCAGCTCGGTCCAGCTCTCCCCGTCGTCGGAGCCCTGTACCTGGTACCTGGTCGCAGCCGCGGACTCCCACGCCAGCGTGACGTGGTCGAAGGCGACGCTGCTGCCGAGGTCGACCGTCAGCCAGCTGTCCTGACGGTTGCGTTCGGCGACGGCGACGGCCCAGCGGCTGGTGTCGTCACCGTCCAGCACGCGTGACGCCTCGCGGCCGGGCGTCGCCGACGAAGCGGTGGCGGTGGCCCCGCGCGCGAGATCGGCGCCGTCCGCACCGTCCCGCACGGAGAAGGTGTACAGGGAGTACCCGTACTGCGGGTGTCCGGAGACGCCCTGCATCCGGACGAAGCGGTGGGAGCCGCGGGGGAGCGCGAGGGTGTCCACCCGGGGCCCGGTCCCGCCGGAGGTGTTCCCGCTGTCCTTCGACTTCACCTGAACCGATCCCTCGGCCGAGGTGTACGTACGACTGCCGTCCAGGCCCGCCAGACCCGGCATCGTCAGGTTGTGTATCTGCAGGTGCCCTTCACCGGCGGCCGTACCGCTCGTCGCGTAGACGACCGCACCCGACGGGAGGGTGGTGAACCCGGCGATTCCGGTGTCGAGTTCGAGTACGGAGGCGGTCGCGTCGATGCCGTCGCGGACCTTCCGGTAGGTCGTGACCGAGCGGCGCAGCACCTTGCTCCCGGTCGAAGGCAGGAACATCGGGGTGCTGCCGCTCAGCGCGAACAGCCAGTCGTCATGGGCGGGCTGCCATGCGAACTTGACGAAGCCCGGCTTGCTCACCGTGGCCGCCCAGGCTGCCGGGGACTGCTGGACCACCAGGCCCGGTCCTTCGGCGAAGTCCCGGACCCCGGAGGCGTGGGCGTAGAACTCCTCGTCGGACAGCGGCGCCACGATGCCACCGTGCGCCGCCCGCCAGCGGTGCAGCAGATAGCTGATGGCGACTTCGGCCCGGGCCTCCGGTTCGTACTTCGCCTCACCCGAGAACTTGGCGAGCCGGAACTCCGGCGCGTACGCCTGGTAGGGCGCCAGCCGCTTCGCCATCGCCGCCTCCGCCCAAGCGGCGGCGCGGTCCCCCGTCACCTGGGCCAGGAAGGCCAGCGGGATCACATCCCGCCCGTAGAGGTGTTCGCGGTCCGCCACCATGGGCATCAGCGGCTCGCCCGCGTCGCTCATGACCATCAGCAGAGTGCGCCACAGCGGCCCGGCGTTCGGCTGCGCGGTCAGGACCTGCGGCATGGGACGGCCTGCGGTGATGAAGTGGGCGGCGTTGCGGCCGGAGGTGCGCCACAGCTCCTCCTGGTAGTGCGGGCCGAAGGAGTTGTGGTTCTCGACGATGAAGGTGTCGTAGAGGTTCGTCGCGGTGTTCGCCTGGACGGCGACTCCGTCGACCAGGGCCGGATTGGCCAGGTCCGCCGCGGGCAGCCCCGCTTCGTTCCGCGTCCACCGGCCGAAGGCCGCCGTCCACTCCTCGTGCCGGGAATCGGTGGGTGCCCACGCGAGACCCGGTGCCAGCGACTGGGCGTAGACACCCATCTCCTCGAGCTTCGTGTCACCGACGAAGCCACCCTTGAGCCCGTTCGGCGTCCAGCCCCCGGAGGCGGGGTCGGTCTTGCTGCCGAGGGCGGTGGTGTACTGCGCCTGCTCGCGGGCGATGGTGTCGACATTCTGCCGCGTGGCATCGTCCAGCTGATCCCAGAGCAGCCGGGCGGCGAGCACGAAGTACAACTGGAAGGTCGTGTCGAAAAACAGAGTGCGGCCCCACTCCGTGCCGCCTGCGAGGCGATTGGAGGCGGCGAAGTGCTTGATGGTGGCCAGCGTGCGGGAAAGCAGCTCGTCCTTGCCGATGCCGGCGAGCCCGGAGTCGTAGGTCCCCTGGGTCAGGAGCACGGCGTTGCCGAGCACCACCGCGAAGCCGAAGTCCTTGGCCGTGTAATGACCGCGAGCGGAGTCCCACTGCGTCTCCGCCCAGCGCGTGTGCGTCAGCAGGACCTGGTAATAGGTTTCCGCGATGCTGTCCTGATCCGTGCCCTCGTAGGGGAGGTCACCGACGGCGGCAGACGGCTCCGCAGCTGCCGCCACGCCCGGGAGAGCCAGCGAGCCGGCGGTCAACAGTCCTGCCAGTCCTGCGAGTTGGATGAACCTGCGTCTGTCGTAGTAGGTCGGGTTATCGGACATGGGGCCCTCCGGGCTGTGACAACGTTGTCAGATTTCGGCCATCCTTTCCCCTGACCCGGTACTCGTCAAGGGTTATGTCCCGTAGCGGCCCTGCTCAGTGGCGACCCCGCCGACCTCCGGGCTGCCCCGGCCCGGCAGGGTGACGCAATGCTTCTGACTCCTGAGGGAACCTTGTTCGTCCGGGGCGCTCCCCCCGTTCTCCTGCTGTCCGATGCCCCGGTCCACGCCGCCCTGTGCTCCGGCGGCGCTTCGTCCTGCTGGCCTGGGGCTGGGGTGCCGACCCCAGGTGACACCGAGCGGACCCTGACTGTCAGACCCGGCTCGTACCGTCGTACGTATGGGCCTGGACAGGTCAGGTCCTGGAGCTTGCGGGAGCAGTCATGGGTGAGATCAGAGTAAGCAGTGAGCGCCTGGACCGGCTGCTCGCCGACAGCTCACGTACCCACGGTTCTTCGTACCAGGCGGCGTTTACGGAGCTGGCGGAGACGCACCGCGGCCGGCCGGTGGGGGAGATCCTGCCGTTGCTGCGCCGGGCGGCGGACCGTGCCCTGCTTGGGTTCACGCCTGGGGATCTTCTTGAGCAGGCGGAGGCGATCAGTGCTGGACTGCCCTACGTCCTGCGCGTCACGGTCACCTGATGAGGGTGCGGTCCGTTCGTGGAGGAGCGGCCGGTCCGGGGTGGCGTGCGAAGGGCGTCCGGGCGCTCCGCACAGCGCGACGATCGCCGATGAGGCGGGGCCGTGAAGCGGTGAGCCGGTCGAGGCGCTGACGGCCGTAGCGCCACCCCGCGTGGGCTCGCCCGGTCCCGCAGACGCCAAGGGAACCTTGGTCGTGTGTCACTGAACCTTGACCGCTACTCGGTACGTGCCATCGAAGTCTGACCTTCCAAGCCAGGACATTCGCGCGCCCCCTGCGTACAGGCCGCATGCGGCGAACCGCGACCGCCGCCAGCCCGCGGCGCGGAACCGGCTCTGGAGCACGGAGTCGTCGAGCCGCCCTCTCGCCAGCTCGTTCCCGGGGCGCTGACCTGCATGGTCACTCTCCGATGACACAAACCGTCATCTGTCGGTCGTCGGCGGCAACCGGTCGGGGTGCGACGGCGCAGGACAGCGGGTGTCCTGCGCCGTCGGAGCTTGATCACTGCCAACGAAGACCGACCTCGGCGATTCAATCCCTACGGCGTCGACCTGCTCGACTGCGTGTCTGTCTCTTTGAGCTGATACAGCTCGGGTACCGAGACCTTGATCGGCTCTTGGGTGGTCCGAGCGATCACTACAATCGCGGGCTCATCCGGGTCGGGGTTCTCCTCTCGGTGCGGGACGAATGGGGGGACGAGAAAGAAATCGCCCGGGCCGGCGGCGAGCCGTACCTCCTGTGTGCCGTCGTGGTAGACGAACACGGGGTGACCGCTGACCACGTAGATACCGGCCTCCGAATCGCCGTGATGGTGGTTGTCCGTCGAGCTCAGCGGCGGGTTCTCCACCATGCCCATCCAGAGGTTCTTCGACCCGACCGTGCCTCCGCTGATCGCGGCGTAACCGTCCAGTTCGCCGGATGCGACGTGGTGAACGCGGTTGTTGAACGGCGCGCGGTCGCTGGAGTCCGGTGCCGGTCCGACGCCTTCATGGGTAGTCATCGTGCAGCCTTTCGGTTTCGCTTCCCTTGACCGGCACCAGACTGCAACTCCCTTACTGAGGTAGGCAATTGTGCTTGCTGATCTGGCAAAGTGCACGCTTCCGGCACGCATGGAGATCTGATCGGACCTCGATGGCACACGCTCAACATGGAGGGGCACAGGACATGAGGGAGCGAGGGTAGAGTTCCGCCCGTTGAGGAGACCGGTTTGGGCGTGCGCCAACCAGCGCCAGCAGCCCCAGGCCGTGGATGCCGGCCCCACTTCACGCCGGTTCTCCTGCGGTGGCAGGATGCCTGATCATGGACGGGCTCAAGGGAGATCCCATGAACGATGAAGGCGCCCCTGGATCGGCAGATGGCTTCAGCGTCTTCGCTGTCGACGGCAATTGGCCGGAATCACGTCAGGTCACGGGTCACGGCCACAGCCGAGCCTCTGGCGACATCCATGTGTACCTGTGGTTCGGCTCCCCGTACTTCGACCCCGAGGTCGATCACGTCACGGTCTTCAGCGCCTCCTCAGGCAATGCAGAGACCAGCGAGGCCCTGGAGCGGGCTTTCGAGATCTACCACCACCCCGTCGAAGAACCCCCGGCCGGCCTACCGGCCTCCGAACCCGTCACCATCACCACGGACGGGAATCCCACCACGTTCGAACTCTGGCGCAACAGCAGCAACCGTTACTGGGTCGCACGGGGACGCGTTGAGAGCACCGAACTGGTCCTGTCCGGCTCCGAGATCGAACCCAGCGAGCTCAGCCTGGTCCGCGTGCGCGACCTGACCTCGTTCTCGAACCCATTCGGGCCTCTCAAGTAACTCCACTACATGGCGCCCCTCAGGCCACGTCCGGGAAATGATCTCCGCCGATACGGCAGGCAATCTCCAACCCAGCTCAGCCCCCACTTCCTGGCCGCCCAACGACGCAAACGCACCTCCGTCCGCAGCGAGAAGGGCGTTCGCTGGGGCGACAGACCACTAACGGCCATTGCCTGACCACCCAACCCGGCGAACCATCCCGGTCAAAGCGCTGGCGGCAAGGTCGGCACGGGGTCCGCACCGTGTGGATGGGCGCGTGCTCGGAGCCACCGCCCCGATAACCGTTTGGCGGACCACGGCGACCACTGCTACCTTCCCGGAGGCCGTGCAGGAGAACGAGGAGGTGGTACCCGTGAACGTATCGACATGGGTGCTCTCCTCCGGGGTCACGGTCGGGCGATAGGTCGTCCGGGAGCGCCGTTCAAGCGCACTCCCGAAAGGCACGACCATGCACTTCACTTCCGAACAGCGCCTCGACGACGGCGTTTTCCAGCGCGAATTCACCCTCGGCGAGATCCCCCGCACCCTGTGGACACCTGAATCCGACGCACCGGTGCCGCTGATTCTGATGGCCCACAACAACGGCCTGCCCAAGGCTGCAGCCCGGCTGGTGGCCCGGGCCCGGCACGCCGCGGCGTACGGCTACGCGGTGGCCACTATCGACGCCGCCGGGTGCGGTGACCGGCCCCGTTCCGCCGTCGACGAGCAGGCTCGCACCGATCTCCGCAGGGCGGTGCAGGCCGGTGAGCCCGTCGACGAGATCTTCGAGTCCTTCATCGGCCCGCTGGTCGAAAAGGCGGTCCCGGAATGGCAGACCACCCTGGACGCCCTCCTTGCGCTGCCCGAGATCGGCGGCCCGGTCGGGTACTCGGGCTGGACCGCCGTCGGCATCCGCCTGGCGGTGGTCGAGCCGCGCATCGCGGCCGCCGGCTTCTTCGCCGGGGGATACGTGCCCCTCGCCCAGCGCGAGGAGGCCCGACAGCTCACCCTTCCGCTGCTGTTCCTGCTGCAGTGGGACGACGAAGGGAACCCCCGGCAACGGGCCCTGGACCTGTTCGACGCCTTCGGCAGCAAGGAGAAGACGCTGCACGCCAATCTGGGCGGGCACACCGGCACCCCGTGGTTCGAGGTGGAGGACGGGAACCGGTTCTTCGGCCGGCACCTGATGAAGTGAGGCCCGGCCGTCAGGGCGGCAGCAGACGGTAGGTGCTGTCGGCCAGGAACCCGCTCATCGAGGACAGGTTCCGGCCCTCCTCGATGAGCAGTGGCCGGCAGAGTGCAAGGCCGCCCCGATAGCGGCGGTACCGGCCATCGGCGGTACCGGCCGGTCGGGGCGGCGCTCGGCCGCCAGCGCCTCCATCAGCTGAGCCCGACGCCTGAGCGATTGAGTTGGCGAGCGCCGACTCAATTGCTCCCGTGAGTTGTGAGG
The Streptomyces sp. NBC_00234 DNA segment above includes these coding regions:
- a CDS encoding discoidin domain-containing protein; translation: MSDNPTYYDRRRFIQLAGLAGLLTAGSLALPGVAAAAEPSAAVGDLPYEGTDQDSIAETYYQVLLTHTRWAETQWDSARGHYTAKDFGFAVVLGNAVLLTQGTYDSGLAGIGKDELLSRTLATIKHFAASNRLAGGTEWGRTLFFDTTFQLYFVLAARLLWDQLDDATRQNVDTIAREQAQYTTALGSKTDPASGGWTPNGLKGGFVGDTKLEEMGVYAQSLAPGLAWAPTDSRHEEWTAAFGRWTRNEAGLPAADLANPALVDGVAVQANTATNLYDTFIVENHNSFGPHYQEELWRTSGRNAAHFITAGRPMPQVLTAQPNAGPLWRTLLMVMSDAGEPLMPMVADREHLYGRDVIPLAFLAQVTGDRAAAWAEAAMAKRLAPYQAYAPEFRLAKFSGEAKYEPEARAEVAISYLLHRWRAAHGGIVAPLSDEEFYAHASGVRDFAEGPGLVVQQSPAAWAATVSKPGFVKFAWQPAHDDWLFALSGSTPMFLPSTGSKVLRRSVTTYRKVRDGIDATASVLELDTGIAGFTTLPSGAVVYATSGTAAGEGHLQIHNLTMPGLAGLDGSRTYTSAEGSVQVKSKDSGNTSGGTGPRVDTLALPRGSHRFVRMQGVSGHPQYGYSLYTFSVRDGADGADLARGATATASSATPGREASRVLDGDDTSRWAVAVAERNRQDSWLTVDLGSSVAFDHVTLAWESAAATRYQVQGSDDGESWTELTRFPEAELTSRGGWLSVDGRAGLVVRDAANPLAVYGDMVVLSDGPAEPLTVEGHPTGDPAVLKAAAARKTPQAGIPAVHASTAGGHLSLFNLSPEAVKTSVALPRQGTGLVLYAGSQTVTASGTDFAAELGGATAAVAAARFTLRPATGRTVPPGVQADVVDAATVRLTGPSCDLVVTAGDGRRTKVRLRRGRTATVSVRDVVPYPLDDAALGCDTFPNAPRPEGMSDPSAAVDGDRQTSWTPGSDRARMVVDLGSTLPVERVLAEWTTGRVPQATVEFSDDGVTYRPGGTLRGRGTTTRLTAGTTARYVALDVSGWSGDHARLRTLSVLPR
- a CDS encoding cupin domain-containing protein is translated as MTTHEGVGPAPDSSDRAPFNNRVHHVASGELDGYAAISGGTVGSKNLWMGMVENPPLSSTDNHHHGDSEAGIYVVSGHPVFVYHDGTQEVRLAAGPGDFFLVPPFVPHREENPDPDEPAIVVIARTTQEPIKVSVPELYQLKETDTQSSRSTP
- a CDS encoding alpha/beta hydrolase; the protein is MHFTSEQRLDDGVFQREFTLGEIPRTLWTPESDAPVPLILMAHNNGLPKAAARLVARARHAAAYGYAVATIDAAGCGDRPRSAVDEQARTDLRRAVQAGEPVDEIFESFIGPLVEKAVPEWQTTLDALLALPEIGGPVGYSGWTAVGIRLAVVEPRIAAAGFFAGGYVPLAQREEARQLTLPLLFLLQWDDEGNPRQRALDLFDAFGSKEKTLHANLGGHTGTPWFEVEDGNRFFGRHLMK